The following is a genomic window from Neomonachus schauinslandi chromosome 15, ASM220157v2, whole genome shotgun sequence.
AAGTCAAGAATCTAGAGTTCAGAGTGgacagaaaaatgaattcaggAGTACACAATACTACCTTTTAAAATCTGGCTGTGGTTGGGGATCACCGCGTGTGACTTACAGGTGCACCGGACAGCTCCCCTTGCTGAGATTCTGTGCTCACCAAGAAACTTTCTGATTATAAATGGACTCTGTAGATCTGGGGAGAAAAAGCTATGGTGGTTCCAGCACAAGCCCTTCCATCCTTGTGACAGTTGTATTTTTCACTGTGCCTTAATAAATtggtattctgttttatttttttttacttttatttttttttttaagattttatttatttgacacagagagagatagcaagagcaggaacacaagcaaggagagtgggagagagagaagcaggcttcccactgagtggggagcctgatgcggggcttgatcccaggaccctgggatcatgacctgagccgaaggcagacgctgaacaactgagccacccaggcgccccggtattcTGTTTTAAACAGCAGTCTCCTATGAGCTTGGTAAATGTAAATTGCCATGAGGAAAGGGACTTCCTCTTAACGAAAGAAATTCTCTGAGCCTGTGAGACTCACAACCTCACATGGTGTTAAAGTCTCTGTTGAAAATCTCCTGTAACATCTCTTGGCAGACAACCAAGGCTTGGGTGACCTTGCTTTCACACTCCTAGGGCCAAGATTCTCCATCCTGGTTGCACATCAAAATTATCGAAATTATGAAGATGTTTAACTAATGCAGATTCCCAGACTCCAGccccagagattctaattcagtagatctggggctGACCCAGGAATCCGTATTCCTAAGGAACCCAACTGATTCTAACCTATGGTGTTTGAGGACTATTCCTCAGCTTAAGTATAATTTCACAGGTTAGTCCACAACCACAGAATCATGGactattttactttaaaagggTCTCCAGAGCAATAAGAACTCCTTTTTACAGCATCCCTGAACCCTCAGCTTTCCGTGGAAGCTGGGCATAAAGAAGCCAGACAGGAAGCTGCTAGGCCATTAAAACTTAACAACAGTGAGAAACCGCAGACCTCTGGGAGCTTTAGCCTTTAGCTAGGAGTATCAAAGCGTCCCATTAGCTCCTGGAGAAGTGGTCCTGACTGGCCAAAACTGTATATATGAGATCAAAGCCAGATACATAATTTATGAGCCCAatccaaaataaatgataataaagaacttcaagatggtgacagcagagtATTAAACAGGTATGGGGCCCTTCTGAGCATGGGGTCCCATATGATGACACAGGATGCACACCCATGAGGTTGGCCCTATACAGGACTACTAGGGCAGGATGATGATTTCTAAATCAAGAGAGATCTGCATTCTTATCTGATATTCCTTCCAATCTGCTTGCTTTTCTCCACATAGCAGCCAAggcaatctttttaaaatgcacctCTGGTCCTGTCACTTCCCTGCATCCTCTTGCTCTAGGATCAAGTCTCAAGCCTGGCCCACAAGTCCCCTGCCACCTGACCCCTACCTACCTCTCTTCCCTTATGTTCCCCATTCTCTCTGGACTCTAGTCACGCTACCCTTGTTTCAGTTCCTCCCATTTTCCATGCTTCTTCCTGCTCAGATCTTTCACAGTGCTGTTCTCTGTGGCTAGAAGAATCTCCCCTACCCATCCTAACCTAGCCAGaaagtatttttgaatgaatgagtgcaaaacaacaacaaatgaagaaTTGGTGAAAATGTCAGGTGCTGAATGTGGCCCTCTTATTAAAGAAACATGTCTATTCCAAACCCCACTGACCTGATCACACTCATCACTCCCTATATGGATACTTGGCATTTAAACCTCCTTACATAAAGGGTAACCATACTTCCCAATGTTTCCAGGACCATCCCATTTTTTAACAAGGTGCTTATTAACAACACTTACTTTTGCTCACCAAACCACCTGTTTAGGTGATGAATTAGACGGACACTCCGCTTTTATACCACACTTTAATAACATTTGAaccatctctttccttctctctctgcagaGGTAAATTGACAAGAGATAGCTTCTGTGTTTTGGTGGCTGTGGTATTAACAGCAAGAGCTTAAGTTATTAAACCGAGCAGCTTTAATCTGTGAGGTCTCCTGGAGCAATGGGGATTATTGTATTTTTACTCCAGAGCCCATGTAGCTATTCCAATGAGCTAGGGTTTGCTCTCTGCAATCCCCACACTGGCCCCGTTGCCTTTCTCTAGACCCACTTCCTAACCGTGAGAGATGTGATGGAGTTTTACTTGGAGATTGACCCTGTCACCTTGAACCTGATCATCCTAGTAGCCAGCTACGTTATCTTGCTCCTGGTGTTCCTCATCTCCTGCGTGCTGTATGACTGCCGAGGCAAGGACCCCAGTAAGGAGTATGCTCCCGAGACCACCCTTGATGCCCAGCCCTCCATCCGCTTGGTGGTGATGCAGCAGAGCACTTCGGGGGATCCCTGGGCAAGGAGGCCCAGCCTTCATTTTGGGGATCCTGCTCCATTAGGGAAGAAAAGCACAATGGTGTGAGGCTGGCTAAGGGTGACTGGGGAGAGAGCACTAGACATTCTGGACAAACTGTTCTCCGTGTGACTGCGATTCTCTCGGCGTACCACCAGTCCTACTTGGCTATGTAAGTGGGAGCTCTGCCTTACCTTCTACTTTCTCATCACCCTCTTTGTGAATGAAGCAACCGTTTAAGGTAAGAAGACCAAGGTGGCCTTTGGTCAAGTTCTCCAGATGCAAAATCTCATTAATACTATAGTATAGTGAAGTTGTTGGGCCCTTCCTGGTGATGTTGTCCTTGCCATTTCTAGGAGAGATTGGTATTTGAGTAAGGTGCAGGGGTAGAaaactctttccttcttcccttctaggttctttggctggtccaATAATTACATTGACATAAAACAGATGAacgggagaaaaacaaatttaatttttatctatggAAGCCCCATAAAAAATATGAGCTCAAAGAAGTGACCAGAACAGGCAGATTTTATCTcctttagacaaaaaaaaaagaaaaaagaaaaaagaagaagaagaagaagataaatttgtgaagaattgacaaggcAAAGAAGTTTGGGTTtggggtagtaaattagtgaggaagtaacaaggtttgtttatataGCTTTCTTGGCCCTAAATTCCCTATTTTTGGTGCCAAGAACACCTTCTACACTCCTGTTACAGGTAGCTTTcatatgggagatttatttcctgctttcagggggggACAAAGAAGGGTCAGAGTGTTCCTTCTTGCACCAGCTCTTTTTCAAGTAACTTTAATTCAGAATAATTAGTGGGCCAAAATGTCATATTTTGAGGTAGCATCTTCAACTCCCCTTCAAAgggtttaaaaaacagaagacagttgtgtgtgtgtgtgtatttatttgtatgtctGTATAAAGAGGAATGAGACTAGCTTGCATCTACCCTATACTTAGCAGATTCTCTCTCCGAGGCAACCATTGAACTTTTCCAGACTTGAGATTATTATTCTTTCTGTACACACCAGCTCCTCACATTCTATTCCCCTGTGGGTCAGTATGGGGAACACAGCAATCATAGAGCATAGTGGTTAACCCCAAAGCTTGgagcctgggttcaaaccctatCTCCTCCACTCACTAGGTGTGTGACCAGAGCCATCACTTTATGCCCCAACGCTAGTGGCAGGACCTATAGGCTGTATGGGGTATTCAAATGAGTTATTTCACTGAAAGCACTCAAGACAGTGCTTGGCACCTAGGgttagctaatttttttttttttaaagattttatttatttatttgacagagagatagagagagagagaacaagtaggcagagaggcaggcaaagggagagggagaagcaggctccccaccgagcagggagcccgatgcagggctcgatcccaggaccctgggatcatgacctgagccgaaggcagccgcttaaccgactgagccacccaggcgccccagggttagctaattattaatgattattaatattattaatgttatttcCTTTCATACGTCTCATCGAGAAGCTCAAACTCCAATCCTGTTCCAATACAAGATTCCTGAAGACTCACCACAAAATGTTGACATCCTATAGCTTTGGTATTTCGCCCCCCTGAGCACTGCCTACtctcatctctctccctttcattgtTGCTATTAACTAATACATTTGTTTCCCTGCTCGCTCATCTATTTCTACGATGTTGAATTATTACTTCTATTGTATGTTTTTATGAATCCTCCTTTCCCTGGGCTCAGAGTGACTTGCATATTCACTTAGTGATTTATGAAACCCCTTCTTccaatcaagccctgtgtggaaataacaaagaaattgtGTCATGACTGTGGCCCTCCCATCTTTGCTGCCTGATAGAGAGAGATGAAGTCAGGCATGACCTCCCCAATGAAGGACAAGAAAGCATGGCATTGTGAGAACTCCACACAGAGTGCAGGAGACCATAGATACATAAGTGCCTAACACACAGAAGGGGCTcaggaaacatttaaataatgttCGATGGCCAATTTCATCTTGGAGTCAGGCATCATGGATAAGATTATGCATCCTGAAAAAATGAGGAGCTATTTTCTAGAAGGACTAAAGGATGTTGGGGGCTTGAAGGGTAAGACAGGAAATGGCATTTTAGACAGAAGGAAAGACATAAATAGAGCTGGGACGCAGAAATTATAGAGTTCACTGACTATGAAAGTCTGACGGTTTCCAAACCTGTCaagaaaaagtgagaaattcCATCTCAATTTATCCTAtagaaaactgaagaggagggactGACCCATCCTACTCTGCCAATTTCAGTGATGGGCACTGTTTTGCCTTTGGATTGTTAAGTAGCCATAACACAAGTAAAGATAACCCcagttattttgttttcagattttttaagatttatttcaaattttgttcACATTTTAGCAGAAAGTCATATTTTCTCTTcaatatgtgattttaaaattatattgaaaatcctgcagagggttttttttttcttttatggtcaaGAAATCATCTTCACTTTAATAacgaaaatataaaatgaataggaAAATCAGTAAATTCATAAGCAGCTTCTAAGAACCTGCCCTTTCCCTAACCTGAGCTTCACCTGGGctaacctttttatttctttccctgtcatGGGAACATATGTATCAGTGGACACAAAAATGtatcagtggagaaaaaaaaggcagtcaaCCATAAAAAAGTGATAATAATAGTTAATTTAGCCTTTTgaggaagagaaatataaaacGTTTGATTCTTCTAATTTTAAAGTTAAGAATATAAAGTAAACATCCATTCAACATGCTTTTAAACGGACATATTTTCACTTATGTTTCAATTCCATAATGTCCAGTTGAAGAGGACAGATTAACAGAGATGGAGTATAGAGAAATAACtccaaagagagaagaagaaacaaaaaaaaacccaccaaataatagtaataacaaaaatAGATAAGGGGAACAGAAATAAAGTCAGGGGAGAGacacaaaagaaggaaactagAAAGACTCTAAAGTGAATGTTGGAATAAGAAGTATCAAGCTTTTCCAAGCCTCTGGTTTGTTCGATTTGTGGTTCATTCCATTTGTGTTCTACAGGCAGGAACTGGCTTCTCAGCatttaaaacaatcttttctGCCTAGAATGTATGCTTAGAATCTTATGAGAACTGGAAACACCTTTCAGAATTTTGCCAATGAGGAGAGCAGCCTGGAAGGAGGAGTGATGGCCCCAAGAGGACTTGGCTTCAGAGCTGGGACTATGATTCTGTTATTCCCTTTTCCTTGGAACCCCTACCCCTCACAGTGCTCTTTCTATAGCATCATCTCTTACCtgcttgtattttaaaacttcattatatatttcttatcttttctttttttttatttttttttattcttatgttaatccccatacattacatcattagttttagatgaagtgttccatgattcattgtttgtgcataacacccagtgctccatgcagaatgtgccctcctcaatacccaccaccaggctaacccatcctcccacccccctcccctctagaaccctcagtttgtttttcagagtcgatagtctctcatggttcatctccccctcagatttcaccctcttcattcttcccctcctgctatcttcttcttctttttttttttcttaacatatattgcattatttgtttcagaggtacagatctgagattcaacagtcttgcacaattcacagcgcttaccagagcacataccctccccagtgtctatcacccagccaccccatccctcccacccccctccccactccagcaatcctcagtttgtttcctgagattaagaattcctcatatcagtgaggtcatatgatacatttctttctctgattgacttatttcactcagcataacaccctccagttccatccacgtcattgcaaatggcaagatctcatttcttattttttaaataaagctttatttccCAGTGGAATGATTCATGGCACAGCTGTGAAGTTGTAACTAATGTTTTCAAAGCTGGTGGAATGGATTGCTGGCTAGAACCAGACGTCCCTTTAACATTCAAATAAGgccttattttttgtttccttatggGATTAAGATGTCCTTAGTCCACCTCCTTTGAATACATTATTCTCCCATCACACACAATTTTTATGAAAGCAAATGCAATATTGTGGCCCAATCCGGATGATAGCTGTAGGAAGGACacaaagaaaatgctttcaaggcaagagaagggagggagagcatgGAGATGTATCACAAATCTGCTACATACCAGATACTGtttattcatatctttcaatcctcctcctcccctaTGAGATGGACACAATGAAAACCAgttaaagataaggaaatggaggctgagGGAAGCCCTAGagcttgtccaaggccacacagctggtacaTGTGgaaggcaggatttgaactcagttctAAATATGTGGTTTTCTGCCACCTGTTTTTTCCCAGCCGTTCCAGAACAATAAGTAGCCAGCCCATGTTCGCTCCACACTGCCCCTCTACTGTGCTAGAACTGCATACCCAGGAAGCTGCTATAAATGTCCGTTAAATAATCTAAGGGCCTTTCAGATTTTCTCCTCTGAATAAGATGACCGTAGTTTCcatcagaggaaaaataaattattgtaatTTGGCCAGAACATTATCTTCTGGTGTTCCAGAAGTTGCCAGGATGGAGTGGTCTAAGATGGGCTTTGTACCAGAAATGGCCAAACTCAAGTCCCACTGTCACTATGTGCTGTTGAGCCATTTGGGCATCAGTTAACTTCCTAAGCCTTTTTCCTCACCTTAAAAAtgagtgtagggcgcctgggtggctcagttggttaagcgactgccttcggctcaggtcatgatcctgaagtcccgggatcgagtcccgcatcgggctccctgctcagcggggagtctgcttctccctctgaccctcctccctctcatgctctctgtctctcattctctctctctcaaataaataaataaaatctttaaaaaaaaaatgagtgtaggggcgcctgggtggctcagttggttaagcgactgccttcggctcaggtcatgatcccagagtcctgggatcgagtcccacatcgggctccctgctctgcgggaagcctgcttctccctctcccactccccctgcttgtgttccctctctcgctgtgtctctctctgtcaagtaaataaataaaaaatctttaaaaaaaaaaaatgagtgtaatCCTAACGCCACTGAGGcttagaataatatatataaagtatctgGCATAGGTAGGATTTCAACAAAATGAAGGCCATCATTATTATACTGGCAGATACAGTGAAAATAAGTAGGAGGACCTCATCACTTGAAAGCTCAGATAGCTCAGGCAGGTCCAGGCTCATTTATGGGAGCGTTGAGAAGCAGGAGTGTGGGGTTGAGAGTTGCCACATGCTCTAGAAATTTGGAAATAGGGGAAAGGGTCTGTGATGTGCTGAATTGTGCCCACCCCCAAATCCATACATTGAAGTCTTTACCTCAGTACTTCAGAATGCgatcttattttgaaataggatCATTACTGGTGTAATTAGTTAATACAAGGTCCTACTAGAGTAGGGTGGACACCTAATCCAATATAACGGGTATCCTTATAATAAAGGGAAATCCGGACACTGACCTGCATGCAAGGAGAACACTGTGTGAAGATGGGAGTCATGTGACCACTTGCTGAGAAACTACCAGCCGGTAAGGAGAGGAGATCCTTCCCTGGTGCCTTTGGAGGGAACAgggccctgcagacaccttgaccTGAGAcctgtagcctccagaactgtgagacaatacatttctgttgcttaagccccTCAGTTTGTGATGTTTTGTTAGGACAGCCCTCACAGACTAATACCATGTCTAAAGGGAATGTTTAGTACACGTGATAGGATGCTTACCATTTCAAGACCCTTTAGGGTCAGTGACGTTATTCCTTTGGATGTGACAGCATGCTGAGTTGGGCCTTGGACAGAAGCTAGAAGGCCAGGCTTTGTCAGAGTTACCTAGGAAATAGACCCTGCGTAAGCAGAGTAAtcatttgttgtatttttaaggAGGgtagaatacagaaaaaaatgtctctaGGAAGAAAATGTGCTGTGGTTTTGCTAGATAAAATGTGAAGGATAATTGTTAAGAGTGAGGAACTCTCAGTTCTATAAAGAGGACCAAGGAACAAGTGACAAAGAAAAGATGCTATGGAGTCCAAGTGCAAATCAACTgggttaaaggaaaaaaaaaatcaaaactagcCCTAAAGAATCCAAGTCTCTCCAGACTACAGGACCTATAGGTTATAGGTCTATAGTGTCCCATAGATACTTTAAAAGCCACTTAGTGAGTGCCTGGCTCATTATTTAAGATTAAATGACAATTCGTAGGGGGGAGGaacaattattcttattttagagaCGAGGGAGTTTCAGATTGTCTTGCATAAACCTTTCAACTAGCAGAATAGGATTAACAGAACCCACGGATTCTGACTCAGTCCTGAGTTTGCCCTATAATTCCATAGCTGCCCAGAATCTATGCAGAGTAATGGAGTGATTCACCAAGCTGGATGCAGGAAGTCCACACTTTTGTGAATGTCTCCCACTGCCTTTACTTCTGCGGAAGCACCGAATAACAcagtccttcctttttttttttaaacattgtatttatttatttgagagagagggcgtgcacatgagcaggggagggggttgggggggcaggcagagggagcagcagattccccactgagcagggagccccacacagggctcgatcccaggaccctgggatcatgacctgagccaaaagcagacgcttaactgaatgaaccacccaagtgccccaacaaTCCTCTTGATTAGGGCAAAAGTCCCCAAGAACTAGGGGGTAGATGAAGTCCAGTTCAGCTCAATAGCATCGAGGACAGCCTTTTTCTCATAACTTCATCCTCCCTGAGAACACTTGTGGTTCAACTATAGAAACTCAGAGTACATGTATTATCTACCTCTGTTGTAACAGTTCATTTGGACTTTAACCTTCTTGGGCTGTCAGTGTTTTAGAAAAGGGCTTTGTGACACTGGGATTGAGAAAGATCTTAGCTATTTCACATCCTCCCAAGATAATGAGAAGTCCgcacatatttattttgtgttcaaGGCTTCTGTAGACTCAGCTGTTATTTAACTAAACACCAGGATCTGCTGGTTCTCTGACACATCTAGAGCCTGATGGCCTTGGCTGCAGTCTAAAGCTGACAGAAGTGCAAGGCTCAGGAAATACTAGAAAGGCGAGGACATGGTTTGGAAGGATGAAGGGGACCAAGGGAGAGAAAAGCATGCTGCTGCAAAGGAGGGCTTGAAATTGCCCGAGAGTGGCTCAGCAGAACTGTGGCTGTGGAATTTGGAATCTGAACTGAATTGTCAGAATtgatgaagacattttttttaaaaagattttatttatttatttatgagagacagagagcgagagaggcagaggcagagggagaagcaggctccccgcggagcagggagcccgatgcgggactcgatcccaggatcctgggatcatgacctgagccgaaggcagacgcttaaccaactgagccaccctggtgtcctGATGAAGACATTTTTATCATGGCAATTAATCAGTGAAAAACTGCTTGCCATTAGGGGCAGGAGGAAAGCTAATATTATAACAGAATGTTGGAGAAAAACTAATGTGTGACAGTCACTATATACCTACTCAGGACAAAAAGCAGATCCAGACAAGGACAACTGGTTTTGTCAATGTCAACAAGACTGAATTTGACAACTCTTGCCATCAAAAAAGTTTCCTGATATTTAACCTACATCTCTTCTGTTCTTACACTTTACATTCATTTTCTCTCACTGTCTAACTATCCCCACGTTGGTGCTTCTTCAAGTCAAAGTCTGTTTTGCACTCTTCGTAAGGAGCATAAACCATGACAAATGGCCTTGGCTTAGACATATGGTGATGCAATGGTTTCCTAGTTTTCTGGGATGTATTAGCAAACTTATTGTccccaaatgtaaaaataatgaacTTACCACCATGCATGGAACGTTGACAATGTGAAACAGATCAGATTTATGGAAGCCTCAGAGACAATCCTTAATTTTTAGTAGAACGTTGCCTTTTATTTCCGTCCTGAGTGAATTTCAATCACCTTTCCCCTAAAACCTTGTTTTAAGATGGTCACGGTGGTTAAGAATTaaaaagttgttcttttttttttttcttaagtgtgtGTATTAGAGTTTGTATTTGGTTATGATTAACAAAGACACAAGATACAATGGCTAAAACATTATGGGAACTTTGTTCTCTCTCCTGCATCCTGAGGTTGGGAGGGAAATGGTTCAGCCTTGGTACAGTGGTTCCAAGACGTCCCCAATGTTCCAGGTACCTTCATTTCTGATCCACCAGCTTTACTTCATGATTTCCACCCATGGGGTTGTCTTCGCATTACAAGATGGCTACTGCAGCTCCAAACCTTATGTCTGAGTTCCAGGCAGGGAGAGGAATAGAGGGGAAGGGCAAATGGGCACATACCAGTCAGCTGAGACACCTACTTAACACCTTCTACTTATATTTCATTGGCTAGAACTTCGTCAACTATCTGTTCCTTTTTGCAAGGGAAGCTGGAAGATGCAGATTTTTCCTGGCTATATTGACATTGCCCCCCTAAATCAGGGTTcttagaaaggaagagggagagaatgaatctGGGATAGGGTATTGTCCTAGTGGGGTTACTTATCCTTCTAAAATGAATACATGTTTGTTAAGGTAAGCCTGAAAActatggaaaaggaaaggaaagagatgatgatgatgttaacCACCCAAAATGACCTCCAGCAGCATTTAGCATAACTGTATGcttgttttttattaataattataattattttttctgatcatattttttctgattataaaaaaatGCCTGTTCATTGGGAAAACTTTGAGCAaagtatagagaagaaaataggaaTCATCCATAATCCCATTACCCAGAGATAATCACTAAGCTATTTTGTTGCATTTtctgccatatatatatatatatatatatactacatattaaTAATCACAGCatgtgtatggtgattaacataattaaaaaaaataatcacagcaTGTGTATAACTTggtatcttttttcattttctaaataatacaAGTGACTTTACATATGACCGTAGCTACTGTATCTCTACACCCTTGTAACAGAGCATTCCAAACGGTGGTTGCAGAGctatttggaaaattctttaagTCAGAGAGCATGAATAGCGTAGATACCATAGACCCATTGTCTCCTGCCCTGTTTCTGGGAGACCATCTGGCAGATCTGGCTACTGTACTCTCATTTTCAGACTATATCATATGatcttctttctgcattttttcaCCTTAAAAAGTGGCAAGTACACATGCCGAGAATTAAAATGATTCTTTGGGGAACATGCCCTGTCACCCATTCTTACCATATGGCTCACAGAGGTGGATTTTGCTCTGGCTTGTAAATTCATAGGACCTCCAAGCTAGGTAGGACCCTCCTGGCTCATCAGTCCAAACCTCTAATGTGACAACGAAgggaagcagaaaggaaaagtgCCCTGCTGAGGGTCACAGATGGCATGGTCAGTACCCGGGTGCCTTTCTGATAATCTTCCATCTACTTGAGATGCTTTGGATGATGAACTAATTCGTAAACTTTGAAGATGTCATGACTCCCACAAAAATACACAACCAACTGCAGTCAGTTGCTAAAGGCATCAAATGAAGCCTAAGGATTGATAACATCCATAGGGTGGCATTTCTCAGATGGGCAATTCCATTTAATATACCCagatatttggagaaaatatacCATCTacagaaaactatttttcttttccatgctcACTTACTATGAGCT
Proteins encoded in this region:
- the LOC123326754 gene encoding small integral membrane protein 36-like, with translation MEFYLEIDPVTLNLIILVASYVILLLVFLISCVLYDCRGKDPSKEYAPETTLDAQPSIRLVVMQQSTSGDPWARRPSLHFGDPAPLGKKSTMV